TGAGAATGCCGTCCATGTGAATCGGGGCCTCGACGTCGCCGCCGATGCCCGCGTCGTCACCGAAGGCGATGTGGACCGTCCCGGCCGCCTTCTCGTCCAGGAGGACGCTCCCGACGAGGTCGGCCACGCCGAGGTTCGTGCCGATGCCGAGTTCGGCCAGGTTGTACGCTGCGTCGCCGGCTGTCTCGGCTGCGGCCTCGACCTCCGAGCGGAGGGCGTCGTCGGAGATGGCCGTGAGTCGGCCGTCCGCGACGTCGATCGTGACGGTGTGTCCCGGCTCGAGCCGGCCGTGCGGGCGGATGGTACCGTCGACGACGTAGGTCCCCTCGGCGGAGACGGGGCTGACGAACACCTCGCCCGCGGGCAGGTTCGAGAAGGCCCCGGGGTCGTGGACGATCCCGGTGTCGTCGTTCCAGGGCCGGTCGCCGAGTTCGAAGGTTATGTCGGTACCCTGCGGGGAGGTGACGCGTACCTCGTCGGCCCCCGAGACGGTCTCGAGCATCGACTCGCAGGCCTCGGCGATCGCCGCGTAGTCGGCGTCGAGACCGACGGTGAACACCTCCTCGGTGATGCCGGGCAGCGTCGCGCCCCGGGCCTCCTCGTCCGTCGCCGCCGAGCGAGCGCGGGTGTGCGTGATGCTCTTGCTCGTCGGCGCGAGGAAACAGTCGGCCGCCCGAAGCGCCGCCGCGACCGGTTCCGGGGGTTCGGCGCCGTGTTGCGGGCCGGGGGGGTAGGTGACGATCGTGGCGTCCTCTGTCGCCCCGAGGGCGGCGTCGTAGATCGCCTCCCCGATTGGCTCGCGTCTGTCGTCGGTGACGACGACGCACGTCTCGCCGGCCTCGACCGCGAGACAGTCTTCGATCGCCGTCCGGGCCGCCCGCGAGACGGCGTTTGGATCCCCGATGTCGAGGGGGTCCCCCCGCGAATCGCCGGCGGGGGCGTGGCCGTCGCCATCGGTTCCGGTGTCCGTGTCGCCGTCATCGGGGGTATCTGTCATACTCTCCGGTTCGGACGGCGGCCGCAAAGACGTTCCCCCTGCGGTCGGGAGAGAAACGGTTATTCGCGTGGGGTCTCCACCGACACGTATGAGCATCCAGGTCGCGGTCAACGGCTACGGAACCATCGGCAAGCGGGTCGCGGACGCCGTTTCGCTCCAGCCCGACATGGAGTTGATCGGCGTCGCCAAGACCCGCCCGAACCACGAGGCCGAGCTGGCTGTCGAGAACGGCTATCCGCTGTACGCGGCCGTCGAGGATCGGGTCCACCTGTTCGAAGCGGCCGGAATCGACTTGGCCGGCACCGTAGAGGAGATGGTCTCGGCCGCCGCCGTCGTCGTCGACGCCTGTCCCTCCGGAATCGGCGCGGAGAACAGATCGCTCTACGAGGCCCACGACACCCCCGCGCTGTACCAGGGCGGCGAGGACGCCGATCTCGTCGACGCCTCGTTCAACGCCCGCGGGAACTTCGAGGCCGCCACCGGAGCCGACCACGTCCGGGTCGTCTCCTGTAACACCACCGGGCTCTCGCGGCTCTTGGCACCGCTTCAGGAGACCTACGGTGTCGAGAAGGCCCGCATCACGCTGGTCAGACGCGGCGGCGACCCCGCACAGTCGGGGCGTGGCCCGATCAACGACATCCTACCGAACCCGATCGGGTTGCCCTCCCACCACGGCCCCGACGTGAACACGATCTTCCCCGATCTCGACATCGACACGCTCGGGCTGAAGGTGCCGGCGACGCTGATGCACACCCACTCGGTCAACGTGACGCTCGAATCGACGCCCGACGCCGAGGCGGTCCGGCAGTTGCTCGACGAACAGACGCGGACGTTCCTCGTCCCGGAGGGCTCCGGTATCGACGGCGCCGGCGCGCTCAAGGAGTTCGCGATGGATCGCGACCGCCCGCGGGCCGATATCTGGGAGAACTGCATCTGGGCGGAGTCGGTCTCGATGGAGGGGCCGGACCTGTATTTATTCCAGGCGATCCATCAAGAGTCCGACGTCGTCCCCGAGAACGTCGACGCGATCCGGGCGGTGCTCGGGACGGCGGACGCCGAGGAGTCCATCGAACGGACGAACGAGACGATGGGCGTCGGCTTCTGAGGCCGTTTCGCCGGCGAGGTCGGCTCAGCGCCGGTCGGCTTCGTCGCCGGTCGGCTTCGTCGCCGGTCGGCTTCGTCGCCGATGTCACTCTCCGAGCCCTCGCCGGGGAGGACGTCACCGGGCGCGGCTCCGGAGTCGATCGACCCCCGGTCGTGGGTCTCGGCGAGCAGTTGTCTGATCACCCGGATTTCGGCCCGTTCGTTCGGCGTTTGGCCTCGGCTATCGCCCCCGAGAGGGCCGATAACAGCGCACGATGGCGACCGCCCCCGATCGGTCGCCGCCGTCCGGCGGCCCCGGTCGGGGTGCTTTCGCCGGCGGTGTGTCCGAGATGCCGTCCGAACGGTCGTGTTTCGGCCACAGGGGGCATATACACCCACCACGACCACCGCCGAGAGGCCACCGGCCAGCGACCGTTCGGGCGGGGCATTCTGGTCGTTTTTTGTACGTTCGCCCGAAACCGAGCGTCGCGATGGCTTCAGGAACGACGCTCCCCGGCGTACTCGACGCACTCCCGTGGTCACGGCTGGCCCTGTGGAAGCGTCGGGCACTCAAAACCGTCGTCGCTGTCGTCGCCCTCATACTCGTCTCCTCTGTGTTGTATCACTACGTGATGCTCGTCTTCGAGGGCCGATCCCACTCCTACGGGCACTCCCTGCAGGTCGTCATCGAAACGGCGACCGGGACGGGGTACGGCTCGGACTCGCCGTGGGAGAGCCCGGTGTCGAACGCCTTCGTCGCCGTCCTCGATCTCTCGACGTTTCTTTTGGTGTTCATCATCATCCCGTACGTGCTCCGGCCGGTCCTCGAGAACGCCCTCTCGCCGACGTTCCCCACGTCGATCGAGACGTCCGGCCACGTCGTTCTCTGTGGAATCGAACAGCAAAGCGAGCGTCTGATCGACGAGTTCGAGCGCCGGGACGTCGACTACGTCGTGGTCGTCGACGACGAGGAGACGGCCTTAGAGCTGCTAGAGCGAGACGTCCCGCTCGTCTTCGGCGAGACGACGTCGGCCGAAACCCACCGAAACGCCTGCGTCGACGCCGCGAGTGCGGTCGTCGTCGACGCCGAAGACAAACGCTCGGTGAGCGTCCTCCTCGCTATCGGATCAGTCGACGAGACGGTCCGGACCGTTGTGTTGGTCGACGGCTTGGAACGCGAACGTCACCTGAGCCATGCCGGGGCGGATCGGGTGTTGACGCCGCGGCACCTGCTCGGCCGCCGGATCGCCGAGCGGGTCACGACCGAGATCAGTCCGGCCCGCAGCGACAGCGTGGAACTGGGAGCGACCCGCTCGATGCTCGAGTTGACCGTCTTCGAGGACAGCCCGATCAACGGGCAGTCGGTCTCGGAGGTCGAAGCCGGGACGAACGAGGACGTCACCGTCCTCGGGATATGGACGGCGGGGCGGTTCCTGGGGTCGCCCGACCCCGATACTGTGATCGATAGCGCCACGACGCTGCTTTTAGCCGGGGCGACCGCCGCAGTCCAGGAGCTAGAGGAGCGGACCTACCAGGGTCGCGACGTCGCTCCGACAGTGATTATCGCCGGCCACGGGGCCGTCGGTTCGACTGTCAGACGGGAGCTCGAGCGTTCGACGGCCGAGTGTGTTGTCGTCGATATCGCAGCGGGCGAGGCGGTCGACGTCGTCGGAGACGCGACCGAAACCGGGACGCTCCGGGAGGCGGGCGTCGAGTCGGCGACGGTGCTCGTCGTGGCCATTCGCGACGACGACGAGGCGATTATGGCTTCGTTGCTCGCCGACCGGCTCGCGTCGGAACTGGACATCATCGTCCGAATGAACGACGACGACAACCGCACGAAGGTCAGGCGTGCGGGCGCGGACTACGTCCTCAGTCTCCCAGAAATGACCGGCCGCGTCCTCGCCCAGGAGGTGCTCAGAGAGGAGCTCGTCTCCTACGGCCGACAGCTGAAAGCGGTCCGGATCGGCGCCGACCCCTACGCCGGGCGGGCGCTCTCCGACACCGCGCTCGCGTCGGCGGAGTGCATCGTCGTCGCGATCGATCGGGACGGCGAACTCCATACCGACGTACCGCCGACGTTCGAACTCCGAGGCGACGAGGAGATCGTCGTCGTGGGACGCGACGAGGACATCGGGTCGCTTCCCGAGTAACCGACAGAAGGCTTTTGATGGTCTCGGCCGTACTGATTCGTATGCGCCGTGATGACCGCGACGACCCGTTCGACGACATCTTCAACGAGATAGAACGGATGATGGAAGGCATGGGCGGGCATATCGACGCCGCCGACGCCGGCTTCGGCGACGATGCCCACGTCTCGGTGTACGAGACCGACGAGCAGATCCGTGTCGTCGCGGATCTCCCCGGTGTCGACCGGGACGGCCTTCGGATCAAGTGCGACGGCCGCCACGTTACGATCTCGGCGTCGACCTCGACCAGCGAGTACGAAGAGCGGATCGAACTCCCCGGCCGCGTCGACGAACACTCCGCGTCGGCGTCGTTCAACAACGGCGTCCTCGAGATCACGCTCGATCGCGTCGACAGTTCCGCGAACATCGATCTCTCGTAGCGACGCCCGCCCGATCGGCTCTCTTCTCCGGAAACAACAGGGCGTCAGCGTCGCCCGACGGCGTCGTGGGCGACAACGAACGGACTCAGTCGTCGTCCGCCGCGGAGTCCGTCGCAGAGTCGGCCGACGCGTCGTCGAGCCGTCCCGTCGTGTACCCACCCCACTCGAACGTCCGCTGGAGGTACAGCGCGGCGTTTACCAGGGCGAGCAACACCGGCACCTCGATCAGCGGGCCGATAACGGTGGTGAACGCGACCCCGCTACCGACGCCGAACACGGCGACCGCGACGGCGATCGCGAGCTCGAAGTTATTCGATGCGGCGGTGAAGCCGATCGCCGTCGTTGTCGAGTAGTCCGCGCCGATCCCACGGCCCATCCCGAAGCTGACGAAGAACATCACGACGAAGTAGATCGTCAGCGGCACCGCGATCAATAGGACGTCGGCCGGCTGGCCGACGATGCGCTCGCCCTGCATGGCGAACATCACGACGACGGTGAACAACAGCGCGACGAGCGTCAGCGGGCTGATCGTCGGCTCGAAGGCGTTCTCGTACCACTCGACGCCCTTCGCCTTCGTGCCGACGTATCGCGAGAGGATGCCTGCGGCGAAGGGGATCCCGAGGAAGACGGCAATCGCCCGGAACACCTGTATCGGCGTGATACCGAACTCGGAGATGCCGGCGACGAGTGCTTCCATGCCGAAAAGCGGCGGCACGACGAGAGCGAAAAACCAGACGTACACGCCGTACGTGAGAATTTGAAAGACGCTGTTGAACGCGACGAGGCCCGCGGCGTACTCGCTCGATCCCTCGGCGAGTTCGTTCCAGACGAGGACCATCGCGATACAGCGAGCCATCCCGATGAACACCAACCCGAGGAAGAACTCTGGGCGGGCGGGTAACCCCGGCGTGAGCCCGCTAAAAAAGATCACCGCGAGCCCGAACATCAGTGTCGGGCCGATGAGCCAGTTCTGGACGAGGCTCAACCCGAGCACCTTCACGTTCCGGAAGACCGCTGGCAGTCGGCCGTAGTCGACTTTCGCCAGCGGCGGGTACATCATCAGAATCAGGCCGATTTCGACGAGGTGGAGCCTCTGGATGGGCTGTGTCACCGACGGAGCGACGTAGCCCACCCCGATGCCCACCGCCATCGCACCGAAGATCCACACGGTGAGGTACTTGTCCAGGACGTCCATCGAGCGCGGGTCCCCACAGGCCTCACAGCCGCAATCGGGACCGTGCTCGTGGCCGGCGGACTCGGCGTTACGCATCGGCAGCGACGCTTCCGTCGAGTACGGTCACGAGCGCGACAGCGCGGTTGGTCGCGCGATATTTTTTCCAGCGGCCCTCGCTGTACCCATCGACGAGCCCTGCATCGACGAGCTTCGAGAGCGCGTGGCTGAGGCCGCTCTCGGAGACGTCGACGACGGCGTTCAATTCGCAGACGCACAGTTCTTCGCCCGCGGCCACGAGCACGCGGACGAGCGTGTAGCGCGTCTCGTTCCCCAGCGCCGACAGGACGTCCAGTTCCGTCTCGGCCCGCTCGGTTCCGACTGTCGCCGCGAGCGCGTCGAGCTCGTCGAGTCTGTCGCCGACGTCCTCGGTGCAGCATTCTCCGAGTTCGCCCTCGAGGTATCGATGAAGTCGTTCGGTCGCTTGTGACATCACGTATCTATTGAGCAGATACTCAATTAATTGTTCCGATGGCGGAGGCGGGGACGGACGCGGTATCGACACGCGGATGCAGAGGAAAATAAACAGCATTAGGGCTCTGTTATCCGATCGCTCTGCCGAGAGTATTGCCACGAGAACACCCACCGGTCGCCGGACGGATCGTCCGGTTACCTGCAGAAAAATTCAATTGAACTCCGAGAGTGGCGGCGGATAGTCCCCCGTTCCGAAGCCCCCCGCGCCGCGACGATGGACTGATCCGCCCGGACCGCTGTGAGCCATCTGGACGGCCTCGGACCCGCCCGGACGATCGGACTCCGCTATCCGAACGCCGATTGACCGGAGAGCAATACCACCATCGGACCATCGGCGTCGGCCCTGTGGAACGTACGGGGCCAGAACCCACGGCTACCGCCGTGGGTGGCTCACTCCCCGACTGGTCGGCCTCGAATGCGCTTGTGCAGTTCCGCTACGACCAGCACTGACGGCGCGACGAGGAGGATGCGGAGCCACGTCTCCAGCGCGATCGGCTCGAGGTTCAAAAGCGCCTGCGTCGGGCCGAAGTGTAACACGCCGACGTGGACGACAAGCGCGGCCAGCGTGCCGACAAATAAGACCGGGTTCGACAGCGGGTGCTTGCCGAGCACCCACCGCGTCTCCGATCGACACGTCCCGAGGAACAGTGCCATCGAGACGACCATCGTCGTCAGCGCGGCGGTCTGGGCGTACGCAAGCGCCGAATCGGCGATCTCGACACGAAACACCGCGACCGCGAGCCCGGCGAGTGTCCCCCCGACGAGGAACGTCCGCTCGAGCAGCGGCCGGGACAAGAGCCCCTCGTCTGGTGGGTGCGGTGGCCGGTGGAACTGCTCCGTTTCGCCCGGTTCGAACGCCAACGCGACGTCTTGGATGCCGTTGTTGACGACGTTGAGCCAAAGCGCCTGCGCGGGCAACAAAAGCAGCGGGAACGCCCCCGCGGTGCCGCGGGGGATCACGCCCCAGACCACCAGGAGGA
The genomic region above belongs to Natronomonas moolapensis 8.8.11 and contains:
- a CDS encoding aminopeptidase, producing the protein MTDTPDDGDTDTGTDGDGHAPAGDSRGDPLDIGDPNAVSRAARTAIEDCLAVEAGETCVVVTDDRREPIGEAIYDAALGATEDATIVTYPPGPQHGAEPPEPVAAALRAADCFLAPTSKSITHTRARSAATDEEARGATLPGITEEVFTVGLDADYAAIAEACESMLETVSGADEVRVTSPQGTDITFELGDRPWNDDTGIVHDPGAFSNLPAGEVFVSPVSAEGTYVVDGTIRPHGRLEPGHTVTIDVADGRLTAISDDALRSEVEAAAETAGDAAYNLAELGIGTNLGVADLVGSVLLDEKAAGTVHIAFGDDAGIGGDVEAPIHMDGILTEPTVYVDGEEIELPTPER
- a CDS encoding type II glyceraldehyde-3-phosphate dehydrogenase, which codes for MSIQVAVNGYGTIGKRVADAVSLQPDMELIGVAKTRPNHEAELAVENGYPLYAAVEDRVHLFEAAGIDLAGTVEEMVSAAAVVVDACPSGIGAENRSLYEAHDTPALYQGGEDADLVDASFNARGNFEAATGADHVRVVSCNTTGLSRLLAPLQETYGVEKARITLVRRGGDPAQSGRGPINDILPNPIGLPSHHGPDVNTIFPDLDIDTLGLKVPATLMHTHSVNVTLESTPDAEAVRQLLDEQTRTFLVPEGSGIDGAGALKEFAMDRDRPRADIWENCIWAESVSMEGPDLYLFQAIHQESDVVPENVDAIRAVLGTADAEESIERTNETMGVGF
- a CDS encoding potassium channel family protein — encoded protein: MASGTTLPGVLDALPWSRLALWKRRALKTVVAVVALILVSSVLYHYVMLVFEGRSHSYGHSLQVVIETATGTGYGSDSPWESPVSNAFVAVLDLSTFLLVFIIIPYVLRPVLENALSPTFPTSIETSGHVVLCGIEQQSERLIDEFERRDVDYVVVVDDEETALELLERDVPLVFGETTSAETHRNACVDAASAVVVDAEDKRSVSVLLAIGSVDETVRTVVLVDGLERERHLSHAGADRVLTPRHLLGRRIAERVTTEISPARSDSVELGATRSMLELTVFEDSPINGQSVSEVEAGTNEDVTVLGIWTAGRFLGSPDPDTVIDSATTLLLAGATAAVQELEERTYQGRDVAPTVIIAGHGAVGSTVRRELERSTAECVVVDIAAGEAVDVVGDATETGTLREAGVESATVLVVAIRDDDEAIMASLLADRLASELDIIVRMNDDDNRTKVRRAGADYVLSLPEMTGRVLAQEVLREELVSYGRQLKAVRIGADPYAGRALSDTALASAECIVVAIDRDGELHTDVPPTFELRGDEEIVVVGRDEDIGSLPE
- a CDS encoding Hsp20/alpha crystallin family protein, translating into MRRDDRDDPFDDIFNEIERMMEGMGGHIDAADAGFGDDAHVSVYETDEQIRVVADLPGVDRDGLRIKCDGRHVTISASTSTSEYEERIELPGRVDEHSASASFNNGVLEITLDRVDSSANIDLS
- the arsB gene encoding ACR3 family arsenite efflux transporter, whose protein sequence is MRNAESAGHEHGPDCGCEACGDPRSMDVLDKYLTVWIFGAMAVGIGVGYVAPSVTQPIQRLHLVEIGLILMMYPPLAKVDYGRLPAVFRNVKVLGLSLVQNWLIGPTLMFGLAVIFFSGLTPGLPARPEFFLGLVFIGMARCIAMVLVWNELAEGSSEYAAGLVAFNSVFQILTYGVYVWFFALVVPPLFGMEALVAGISEFGITPIQVFRAIAVFLGIPFAAGILSRYVGTKAKGVEWYENAFEPTISPLTLVALLFTVVVMFAMQGERIVGQPADVLLIAVPLTIYFVVMFFVSFGMGRGIGADYSTTTAIGFTAASNNFELAIAVAVAVFGVGSGVAFTTVIGPLIEVPVLLALVNAALYLQRTFEWGGYTTGRLDDASADSATDSAADDD
- a CDS encoding ArsR/SmtB family transcription factor; the protein is MSQATERLHRYLEGELGECCTEDVGDRLDELDALAATVGTERAETELDVLSALGNETRYTLVRVLVAAGEELCVCELNAVVDVSESGLSHALSKLVDAGLVDGYSEGRWKKYRATNRAVALVTVLDGSVAADA